From the Anguilla anguilla isolate fAngAng1 chromosome 8, fAngAng1.pri, whole genome shotgun sequence genome, one window contains:
- the gtf2h4 gene encoding general transcription factor IIH subunit 4: MKLRVQLQCKNLHEYLKELSPDVLDRLYNHPATCLAVYRELPSLAKNYVMRMLFLDQPLPQAAVALWVKKDCQKDHDECVSVLMGLRMWHSQQLQGGLQGLLLNPVFKENLRVALLGGGKTWADEGSSLGPNRHPRNVESLDHYAMERWEVILHFMVGSPSAAVSQDLAQLLTQAGLMRSESGEPPCITSAGFQFLLLDTPSQLWYFTLQYLNTAQSRGMDLVEILSFLFQLSFSTLGRDYSVEGMSESLLTFLQHLREFGLVFQRKRKSRRYYPTRLAITLAAGINASPSPSSATPGTGDAGFIVMETNYRLYAYTNSELQIALVALFSEMLYRFPNVVVAQVTRESVQQAIANGITAQQIIHFLRTRAHPIMLKQTPVLPPTITDQIRLWELERDRLQFTEGVLYNQFLSQADFEVLRDRAQGLGVLVWQNAPHRVMVVTPHGHSEVKRFWKRQKSHN; the protein is encoded by the exons ATGAAGTTACGCGTGCAACTGCAGTGTAAAAACCTTCACGAATACCTGAAGGAACTGAGCCCAGACGTTCTGGACCGACTGTACAACCATCCCGCTACCTGCCTGGCTGTCTACAG GGAGCTCCCCTCATTGGCTAAGAACTATGTGATGCGTATGCTGTTCCTGGATCAGCCCCTCCCACAAGCTGCTGTTGCATTATGGGTGAAAAAGGACTGTCAGAA ggATCATGATGAGTGTGTGTCGGTGCTGATGGGTCTGAGGATGTGGCACAGTCAGCAGCTGcagggggggctgcagggtctgctgctgAACCCCGTCTTTAAGGAGAACCTGCGGGTGGCGCTGCTGGGCGG cggtAAGACGTGGGCGGACGAGGGCAGCAGTCTGGGACCGAACCGCCACCCGCGTAACGTGGAGAGCCTGGACCACTACGCCATGGAGCGCTGGGAGGTCATCCTGCACTTCATGGTGGGGTCGCCGAGCGCGGCAGTCAGCCAGGACCTCGCGCAGCTGCTGACGCAAGCCGGGCTCATGAGGAG tgaatCGGGCGAGCCCCCTTGTATCACCTCGGCTGGGTTTCAGTTCCTCCTCCTGGACACGCCCTCCCAGCTCTGGTACTTCACCCTGCAGTACCTGaacactgcacag tcccgaGGGATGGATTTGGTGGAGATTCTGTCCTTCTTGTTCCAGCTGAGCTTCTCCACCCTGGGCAGA GACTACTCTGTGGAGGGTATGAGTGAGTCTCTGCTCACCTTCCTGCAGCACCTGCGCGAGTTCGGCCTCGTCTTCCAGAGGAAG aggaagTCTCGGCGATATTACCCCACTCGCTTGGCAATCACCCTGGCAGCGGGCATCAAcgcaagcccctccccctcctccgccaCCCCTGGCACTGGCGACGCGGGCTTCATTGTCATGGAAACCAACTATCGCCTGTATGCCTACACAA actcTGAGCTGCAGATTGCCCTGGTAGCTCTGTTCAGTGAAATGCTGTATCGCTTCCCTAATGTGGTGGTCGCTCAGGTAACCAGAGAGTCTGTGCAGCAGGCCATCGCTAACGGCATCACCGCTCAGCAG ATCATCCACTTCCTCCGAACCAGAGCTCACCCCATCATGCTAAAACAG actccaGTTCTCCCTCCCACCATCACAGACCAAATAAGACTGTGGGAGctggagagagacaggctgcagTTTACTgagg GAGTGCTGTATAACCAGTTCCTCTCACAAGCTGATTTTGAGGTGCTACGAGACCGCGCCCAG ggactGGGCGTGCTGGTGTGGCAGAACGCCCCCCACAGGGTGATGGTGGTCACGCCACATGGACACAGCGAGGTCAAGAGGTTCTGGAAACGACAGAAGAGCCACAATTAG